One window of the Lactococcus lactis genome contains the following:
- a CDS encoding sulfite exporter TauE/SafE family protein: MSLLVFTLLMLLLGFVAGVFGSILGLGGGIIITPIITTFFGVDIKYAIGASIVAVIATSSGAAISYLKDDMINVRTAMFLEIFTTIGGLVGAILAGFFDATILNILFGCLLIFQGYNMWRKMHKGEEVVQKVESDKIAEKLKLNSSYYDKQLGKEIPYQVEKVPGGAAVMLGAGVASGLLGIGSGVFKVMAMDSMMKMPLKASTATSNLMIGVTAAASATVYFFNGYVNPSLAGPLAIGIVAGAALGSKIMPKLPAKTIRLIFIPVILIMALQMLLKGLGVSL, encoded by the coding sequence ATGTCTTTATTAGTATTTACTCTGTTGATGTTACTTCTTGGTTTCGTCGCAGGGGTATTTGGCTCAATTTTGGGTCTTGGGGGTGGAATTATTATCACGCCTATTATTACGACATTTTTTGGTGTTGATATTAAATATGCCATTGGGGCAAGTATTGTTGCCGTTATTGCAACAAGTTCTGGTGCGGCCATTTCTTATCTGAAAGATGATATGATTAATGTTCGTACCGCTATGTTTTTGGAAATATTTACCACAATTGGTGGTTTAGTTGGTGCAATTTTAGCAGGATTTTTTGATGCTACGATTTTAAATATTTTATTTGGTTGTCTTTTGATTTTCCAAGGCTACAATATGTGGCGGAAAATGCATAAAGGTGAGGAAGTTGTTCAAAAGGTGGAGTCAGACAAGATTGCTGAGAAATTAAAATTAAACTCAAGCTATTATGATAAACAGCTTGGCAAAGAAATTCCTTATCAAGTAGAAAAGGTTCCAGGTGGTGCTGCTGTAATGCTTGGTGCTGGTGTTGCGTCAGGTCTTTTGGGAATTGGTTCTGGGGTCTTTAAGGTCATGGCAATGGATTCAATGATGAAAATGCCTTTAAAAGCTTCAACAGCGACTTCAAATTTGATGATTGGGGTAACAGCAGCGGCTTCTGCAACGGTTTATTTTTTCAATGGCTATGTTAATCCAAGTTTAGCAGGTCCGCTTGCTATTGGGATTGTTGCCGGTGCAGCTTTGGGCTCAAAAATTATGCCTAAGTTACCAGCGAAAACAATTCGATTGATTTTCATTCCAGTTATTTTAATTATGGCATTACAAATGTTGCTTAAAGGATTGGGGGTATCGCTCTAA
- a CDS encoding RicAFT regulatory complex protein RicA family protein — MHYDDLVDLLVEKIKSLDYVKDFQQAETALMANQELFKAQEEMKALQKEAVLYQKIDKIQAYKKTSQSAQVIEKRIKHHPLVEDYATKLEDVNDLVQYITGELEEKVNLLLETGE; from the coding sequence ATGCACTATGATGACTTAGTTGATTTGCTTGTTGAAAAAATAAAAAGTCTTGATTATGTTAAAGATTTTCAACAAGCTGAAACAGCACTAATGGCTAATCAAGAACTTTTTAAAGCTCAAGAAGAAATGAAAGCTCTACAAAAAGAGGCTGTTTTATATCAAAAAATTGATAAAATACAAGCTTACAAAAAGACTTCACAGTCGGCTCAAGTCATTGAAAAACGGATTAAGCATCATCCTTTGGTAGAAGATTATGCTACAAAATTAGAGGATGTCAATGATTTAGTTCAATATATCACTGGTGAATTAGAAGAGAAAGTAAATCTTTTGTTGGAAACTGGTGAATAA
- a CDS encoding NAD(P)-dependent oxidoreductase, whose amino-acid sequence MSKIAFIGTGVMGAAMAGHLMDAGHDLIVYNRTKSKTDGLVARGATYAENPQKAAAQAEFVITIVGYPKDVREVYFGAEGIFKNDCSGKVLIDMTTTEPTLAQEIYQEAKKVGAFALDAPVSGGDLGAKNATLTIMVGGDSETYEKTLPLFEKMGKTITHQGAAGSGQHTKMANQICIAGTMTGMTELLAYAQKACLDLDKVLNTVGGGSGATWSLANYGPRILREDYSAGFFVKHFIKDLGIALSEAEKMNLELPATKGAKELYEQLADKGFENDGTQALIKLWWPNGHRPE is encoded by the coding sequence ATGTCAAAAATAGCATTTATTGGTACGGGTGTGATGGGAGCCGCAATGGCTGGTCATCTTATGGACGCTGGTCATGATTTAATTGTTTATAATCGGACAAAATCAAAAACGGACGGTCTTGTGGCACGTGGTGCAACTTATGCTGAAAATCCACAAAAGGCTGCGGCTCAAGCTGAGTTTGTGATTACAATTGTTGGTTATCCTAAGGACGTCCGCGAAGTTTATTTTGGTGCAGAAGGAATTTTCAAAAATGATTGTTCAGGAAAAGTTCTTATTGATATGACGACGACTGAGCCAACTTTAGCACAAGAAATTTATCAAGAAGCCAAAAAAGTTGGAGCATTCGCACTTGATGCCCCTGTTTCTGGAGGAGATTTGGGTGCAAAAAATGCAACACTAACCATTATGGTTGGTGGTGATTCAGAAACTTATGAGAAAACTCTGCCTTTATTTGAAAAAATGGGAAAAACTATTACTCATCAAGGGGCAGCTGGAAGTGGACAACACACTAAAATGGCTAACCAAATTTGTATTGCGGGTACAATGACTGGAATGACAGAGCTTTTAGCTTATGCCCAAAAGGCTTGTTTGGATTTGGATAAAGTTTTAAATACTGTTGGGGGAGGTTCTGGTGCTACTTGGTCTTTGGCTAATTACGGGCCTCGGATTCTCCGTGAAGATTATAGTGCAGGATTTTTTGTTAAGCATTTCATCAAAGACTTAGGGATTGCACTTTCTGAGGCAGAAAAAATGAATCTTGAGCTTCCTGCAACTAAAGGGGCAAAAGAACTCTATGAGCAATTAGCTGATAAAGGCTTTGAAAATGATGGGACTCAAGCTTTGATTAAACTTTGGTGGCCAAATGGACATCGTCCAGAATAA
- a CDS encoding DUF1634 domain-containing protein: MVNKELTKEELLKIERNIGKILRIGVFVSTTVIIIGILMFLLSGHSGYAEGVWPDKFNEILSGLVEFKALAWLMTGLFLLILTPVLRVVASIVAFAKEGDKLYVAITTLVLIILIVAMFVGHGGA; encoded by the coding sequence ATGGTAAATAAAGAATTAACAAAAGAAGAGTTACTCAAAATAGAGCGAAATATCGGAAAGATTCTTCGGATTGGTGTATTTGTTAGTACTACAGTCATTATTATTGGAATTTTGATGTTTCTCCTAAGCGGCCATTCTGGTTATGCTGAAGGGGTTTGGCCAGATAAATTTAATGAAATTTTAAGTGGTTTAGTTGAATTTAAAGCATTGGCTTGGTTGATGACTGGATTATTCCTCTTAATTTTGACTCCTGTTTTGCGAGTAGTTGCTTCAATTGTGGCTTTTGCAAAAGAAGGAGATAAACTCTATGTGGCAATTACAACTTTAGTTTTGATTATATTAATTGTTGCAATGTTTGTAGGGCACGGAGGTGCTTAA